Within the Paramormyrops kingsleyae isolate MSU_618 chromosome 2, PKINGS_0.4, whole genome shotgun sequence genome, the region TTGTTCAAAAGCTAAAATTAAGTCGTTAGCCGAACTGGCTTAACAGTTTAGCGTTATACATTAAACAACAAAGTTCACCTTAATAATTAAAAACCTAGAGAAACATATGGTACTTACCCCAAAAGGGTTAGTCTTTGTACATGCAGGTTTGGAGACTTGGTCACACGCAAATGAAAAGTAGCAAAAGTAAATCGGTAAAATAGCTTCAAGCTCGTGGTCTTAAAAAGCTTTTCCAATACCCAGAATCCCTGCGAAGTTAACAAGAAATGACAGTCCTGTATCTACAGTAGTATGAAAATTTACTGAAATGAAATTTCAGTAAATTAGAGATACTACTGTATCTACAGTAGTATGAAAATttactgaaatgaaaatgtattataggaatggtgtgtgagtgtgtcctgcgatgtCTTGGCGCCCTGTCCGGGGCTGTTCCCTGGCTGGCGCCCGTACCTTCGGAGATTGGCCCCCGCAaccgaccctgaataggataagcggtcacagaaaatagatggatggaaaatagAGTACTTTGTCCTGTATGATCACTGATATTTTTACAGCGTAAATATCATgataaaaaatttaataaaacacGAGATTTAACATCCTATACATATATCCTAGTCTAAATTACAGCCAGATTATTAAAAAACTTCAACAAAAGTAAGATATCGATCATAATAGCAGCATGGGCAAAAACGTTATTGACACAAACATGTTTTATAGATTCATTAAAAACCGAGtcattaaaaatggaaaaatacgGAGTCTATATACTTTTACCGGTTATTTTTCACCATCGGCTttctttattgaataaatggCATTTAATTCACAGCAACTAATGAAAAATTGTATAATTGCCGtaaagttttattattattgtttctcAATCATTctcatgtctttttttttctctcatgcAACGTATTTTTGATGCTGTTATGTTTCAAACACTGAATTCTCGAACTCCGACGTCACTATGCATGGTGGCTTATAATACGCTGTTGCTCGAAGATCATAATCCTGTTTTCTAAGCAAAGTTACGGGTCGTCGCACAGTAAGTCATGGACTTCGAAGAGATAGTGGTTGATCGCAATACCTCAAGGCCTTACCGCAAAGAGGAGTTTTTGGGAATGGTATGCGCTACAAATATCTTGTTGAAGATTTAATTGCAGGCTCAGTCTGAATTAGAGATGGCACAAATTGTTAATTTCTTAACATGCTCTTGTGTTATAGGGCAGTTTTGGTCAGTGTTATAAAATGAGAGACCTGATCAGCGATGAGACCTTTGCTGTTAAAATAATACCCCAAATGTACACGGAAGTGGATGAGGTATATGAGATTCATTATATTTGAAGTCAGCCTTCTAAGCAGtttaactgcattttcatttaacTTAATGAGGTCTGAAATTTCTTTCAGGATTGGCAAGAAATTCAGATTCTGAAGAAGCTTCAGCACAAGCATGTGGTCAGCTTCTCGCACAGTTTTGAATGCCAAGACTACATCTACATCCTCATGGAGCTGTGCAGTAGGAAGGTAATCCCTGTTGTATCTGGCCTTTACAGACAATTTATTAAGACTATGACTCTGTGTTGACTCAGACTACCCTTTTTTCTCCCCGTCCAGACACTTGTCAACATCATAGAGGCTCGAGGGACTCTGACCAACCCCGAAGTTCGGTATTATATGCACCAGCTAATTTCGGGGTTGAAATATATTCACGAGAAAGGCTATATTCACAGAGACATCAAATTaggtctgtgtatgtttgtttaATCATCTGTATATTAATGTTAAGATTTTAATAGTACATATGGATTTCTGTATGCTCTTAATTTTACAACTGATTAAAGTATGTTGTTATTAGGTGAATTATTTCAATGTTGACTTATTGAAAATTCACTGATTTCTCAGATAACTTGTTAATAAATGATAATATGGAACTGAAAATTGGAGATTTTGGTTCGGCAACTGAGCTGAAGCCGGGGATAAGGTAGGTGTAGATTCTATGGCAAAGCTTTCAGATCACTTACACAGCAAGTTAATCACATTTGTGCTAAAgttttcattttgtgtgtgttgtagagACCTTTGTGGAACCCCATTCTATCGGGCTCCAGAAGTGTGGAAGATgcaggaacagggaccagaGGCAGATGTTTGGTCTTTGGGTTGCATCATGTACGTATACAGTACCTTCTCAACCATCCTTCCAGCCAAAGATTGCCATGGTATTTTAAATCTGTTTAGGGTTTTAAAACAACATATTTGTAATACTCATTCATACTCATACATTTTATATTggaaacaaaaaagaaacatttatatTGTAACACAGATGACAGGCTTTCGGCTTCCTTTATCTTCTTTTTGTGTGCATAATTGTCATGCTCATCCATCACTGTCATAGGCAAGATTGCGCAACATCTGAAATGTGCATTAGCACagaattatacattatatacatattaaactaaaacacattttctgcatttttcaatACAGTTATATACTGCTGGTTGGAGATTTCCCCTTTGACGGCCAAAATTGGCACAAGCGTCTACTTGATGCAGAGTACACTCTGCCCTGGAGGCTCTCTAGGGCAGCACGAAAAGTTACTTCAAGGATATTGAGAAAGAATCCAGAAGATCGCCTGACCTTGGATGAGATCCTCCGCCAGAAGTTCTTCAAGGTTAGAGGACTTTCAAACTGCTGGGCTGTGGATGATTTGCTGATATGAACTCATGTTTATGAGTCCTAAATAATAACTTTGCTTGACcgaaacattttaaatcaccCAAGGGCTTCACCCCTGAGAAACTTCCGGTTAGTAGCTGTGACACGGTGCCACAGCTCAGACCAGCTAACCGCATAAGGAGGTTCTTCATCAGGCTGGCCCAGGTCCTGTTTCGACGAAATAGATCCAATGGTAGGTTCCTTCTAATTAAACTGAGCCAGTCCAGCATTTCTAAGTTCATCAGGCTCTGACGTTTAACCTGACATCTACATGGTTTTTCTTGCAGTTCAACCACAGAATGGGAGAAAGGAGAGCAGGGTTCAGGTGCCCAGTAACGCCAAGCCAGCTGAGTCAATAAAGACCAACTCAGACTGTGTTGATCAGGTCAAAAACAGGCCAGTGACCATCCAGGCAGAGGCCAAATCAAGGAAATCGACCAAGTCAAGTTGGCGGTCACTTGGGCAGTGGTTCAGGCGAGGATGTACTAAGTCAGCAAATGAAGCAAGAAAATCTGCTTGCCAACCCAAGAGCCCTAGATGGAACTGGACCCATCCTCTTCCTTGGTCGAAGTGTTTGTTGCTTCACCAACAACCACTTGGATAGAGGATCAATCATGGAGTTCCTTTTCCATCTCAGATACTGTTCTGTACTCAAGGTGAGTCTAGAGCTTGGCTTGGTGTGTTGCATTAACATTGATGATGCTGTGGTGTAGTGAATGTTAGTGTAGTCCTCTTTGGTGAATTTCACGCTCTTTTAAATGAAATCTGTGCTCATTTACGCAGTGACATCCTCTGGCATAGACCAGCTGCACTAACTTGGCGCCATGACAGCCTCCTGACTGCCTCCCTCAGCCTCTTGTtctgatatttgtaaataaagttCTTGATTTTGTACCTCAATTCGGTTTTAATCTCTAAGCCTATTCTTTTAATTTTTGGCtattaacaaaataaattaacagaAGCGTTTGCATCCAACACTAAAATGTTGACAAATGCCTCAATTTTTAAAAGGCAATACGACAAGCATGAGATAGATCCACCACTCCATGAACCAGATCAAAGGTTAAGTCTAGAAAATTTATCAGTCAAAGTCAGTAAAAGCGATGCGACATTACATGTCGTGGCATCATACATTTCAGCCATTAAAGAAACAACGATGGAACTAAAAAACATAATCAGCTCCATTCAAGAACATCTTATGTATGCCCAAGGCCATATTTCTACTGTGGAAGATATTAGTCAACAGTTGGTGGAAGCTGGCAAACACAATCAAAAATGAAGGCATATTTTCTCGAGCTGCCTGGAGGATATGGAAAATAGGAGCTGCTTGAAAATGTGAGACTGATTTGACTGAGAGAGGGCATCAAAGCCAGAAATACACATAAGCGGTTTGACCATAAGGCATAGGTAGACAATCTCTTGGGCCTCGTCTGCCAAAGGGCCTTGtgaatttttgtgtttttttaacttgacaaGCATGACCCcatttaaacaatattttaaaataggaCACACCTGAAATAAAATGCTCTTTTCTCCTGAACTTGTACTACATTCTTGAACAAGGGCTGATTTAAATCCTGACAGTCTCGAAATTGTAGACATAAAGGAATTTCTTACAGTGAGAAAATACTTTAccagtaatgttttttttctttgcgcTACCAAAATGATTTTGTAGTTTCTTTCggcttttttttatatagcaaCTGTGCAAACACAGAGGATTCAAAGACAGAACCCTCAGTAACACTTGAGAAAAATCTCATGTGAATCGGTACAGTGGTCCCCCCGCTCACTGGCCAGTAATGACCAGCGCCATTGAAGCTGTTTGTGCCATATGACTTTTATGAGAGGTGGGGCTTATGATATGCAATTAATCAGCATATTTGGTGGTGGTTGGCTAAATATACATGGCAGTTTGCCACAACTGAAATCACA harbors:
- the LOC140587701 gene encoding serine/threonine-protein kinase PLK3-like codes for the protein MDFEEIVVDRNTSRPYRKEEFLGMGSFGQCYKMRDLISDETFAVKIIPQMYTEVDEDWQEIQILKKLQHKHVVSFSHSFECQDYIYILMELCSRKTLVNIIEARGTLTNPEVRYYMHQLISGLKYIHEKGYIHRDIKLDNLLINDNMELKIGDFGSATELKPGIRDLCGTPFYRAPEVWKMQEQGPEADVWSLGCIIYILLVGDFPFDGQNWHKRLLDAEYTLPWRLSRAARKVTSRILRKNPEDRLTLDEILRQKFFKGFTPEKLPVSSCDTVPQLRPANRIRRFFIRLAQVLFRRNRSNVQPQNGRKESRVQVPSNAKPAESIKTNSDCVDQVKNRPVTIQAEAKSRKSTKSSWRSLGQWFRRGCTKSANEARKSACQPKSPRWNWTHPLPWSKCLLLHQQPLG